Within Lentimicrobiaceae bacterium, the genomic segment ATCTTTTTCCAAAGTCTGAAACAACCTCCCACGGCAAAAAGGATAACCATAAATATCAATGTAGCCGCCAGCAGCACCAGCATATTCAAATATTTCCGGATGGTCGTACGAGCGAAGTTTAGGCTGGCAGGCTGCAATTGCAGGATCGGTTTCCATCAATGCAATTACCGGAGGTATCCAGTTTTCGGTAACTTCAATATCGGAGTTAAGAAGCACATAATAATCAGCATCAACCTGTTTCAATGCATCGTTGTAACCTTTTGCAAATCCCCCGTTTGTAAGATTTTGAATCACGCGGATTTCAGGGTGAGTATCCTGCATAAATTCGATAGAACTGTCGGTGGACGCATTGTCGGCTATAACAATTTCGGCATGTTGGCTGCTGTATTTTATAACAGTAGGTAAAAATTTTTTAAGAAATTTCCTTCCGTTCCAGTTTAATATTACAACAGCAACTTTTTTCAATCTATGGAGGGATTAATACGGGGTTTTATTATCAGTGTGCAAATCTAAAATTTATTGCTGGCTTAACAAAATTGTGTTGTCATCCTTTTTGTGTTTCCATCTTTTATGCGACCATAACCAGTTTTCAGGGTGATTTTGAATGATTTTTTCGAGGAGTTGAACATGTTTTTCTGTTATCTCATAAGGTTTTGTTTCTCTTGGATTTTGTTCTATTTCATGAATAGTCAGCTCATAAAACCCTCTTTTGGGTCGGTTTACTTCAATAAAAATTACAGCACAGTTTAAGCTACGTGCTATTTTTTCGGCACCCAGAAAAACCGGTGTATCCTGATGCAAAAAAGTGGTCCAATAGTTAATTTCTCCTCTTGTGGGCGTTTGGTCGGCTACAAAAACACAAATAAAAGGTTTATCCCGATGTTTGAGAAGTGTACGGTAGCTATCTTTAAATTTAATTATTCCGGCTTTTACCAGGCGTAACCGAATGCTGCCAAAATAAGAGTCGAAATATTTGTTTGAGAGAGGCTTTACAATTACAAATGCTTTTCGTGGCACTTTTAACCCTAAGTACATAATGCTCAACTCCCAGTTAGAGCAGTGCCCCATCACTGCAATAATATTTTGAGAATTTTTATAATATTTGTCAAGAATTTCATAATTGGTAATTCGTATTCTTTTTTCGAGGCTTTTTTCACCGATACGGCGTTGTTTTATTGTTTCTACTATAATGTCGGAGAGATTACTGTAAAATTTGTGGGCAATTTCCCTGATTTTTGCAGGACTTTTCTCAGGAAAAGATTTTGTTAAATTTGCAATTACAACATTTTTTCTGTATCTAAAAACATAATACAATAAAAACGACAGAATGTCTGAAATACAATACAAAAGACGAAATGGAAGCAGAGAAAGCCACCAGACAATACTTTTAACAAAAATATAGATGACATACATAGAAAATCCTTTCATCGGGTGAACAAAATTACATCCGATGGTTAAAAGAAGCAAGTCCAAAAATTTTTAATAGGGATTATTCCACTCTTCGCCCGATCTGCCAAAATAGCGGTTACTTGGGCTCATTACATCTTCACTGTCGCCGGTGCGGATTTGGCGGAATAATTCGTGTTGCCAGTTGTAATTGCTTATTTCTCCAATGGCATTTGAATGTAGCAATGTTAGCTCGTTGCCCAGAAAATGGGGATTGTAAAAAACAAATTTAACATTTGATTGGTTTTTAACTTTATAATAATGCCATATTTGATAAGGGACTGTTCCTTTGTTGACTGCTCCATTTGCGTCGTCAAGTAAGCCGGGGCTTGCTTCAAAACTTTTGTCAACAATGGTATTAGGAGGTCCATACTGGAGGTACACTCTTCCACAATCTGTATCATACCCTTTTTTTATGGGAGTAGAGAAGCTATTGTTAACCTTATCAATTTCAGCTTTATACTTTTTCCATTCCGAAGTAGGGTCAGTGGAGTTGCGGCTTTTCCAGAAATTATAGAAATACTGTTGTAATGTGGTTAAATCCGCTGAAGCTAACTGATTATTGACAAAACTTTTTTCTATTTCGGAAGAAATCGGTCCTAATGAACGTATATATTCGGTAAGGGAATCGCGGTTAGTTATGTTTAATACAAAAGTGTTGGTAATGTTAAGGTTGGTAACATCTTTCATGTCAATTTGGATATTAGGGTTGCTTCGTTGGAAAAACAACCTGTTTGAAGCAATTATGGCATTTTCTCTGTTGTGTACTTCAATTCCCAGGTTATAGTTTCCCGAAGGAAGTTTTGATATATCGAATTCACCCAAAATTACGTTTACTCCTTTGGTCGTCTCTTTTTTAATGTAGCTGTAATCGTTGAGGACTTTCCCGTTTTCAAACGATTCAATAAACCAATTAATTAAATATTTTTGGTCAGCTCCTAAAATTTTATCTGTATTATAAATTTCGGAATAAAAGGTTATTGTATTTGTTTTAGCCGAGTAAAAATTGCTGACATGGGGTATCAAGTCATAACCACTTTTGGTTTTTATAGTAGGTTCTGTAGCTTTAGAATAGCTTTCGATAAGTTGGATACCTGAAGTCGAAACTGTATCTAAAGGGAAATCAATAACTATTGGCTGAGTAACATAAAGTGGTATACTGTCTCCATTTGCATCTGCCAAAATAAGCTCAAAGTTATAATTTCCGTTAGGCAAAACAAATCGTTGCTGATCAATAAAATTGATATCCAAGCTTGCGAGATTGTCTAATTCAGGAGTTAGAAATTCATATTTTTTATAATTTTTTATAATATTATCCTGCTTAAACAGCATCGTAATGGCAAGTTTTCCCTGGTATTTTCCCTGTTGGTTTTTTATATAAATAATACTTTTCCCCCAAACAGAAAGATAAGTTTCAAAATAAGGGCCATACTCAGCAGAGTTAAAAGTTGCGTATGCTAAATAAGCTTTAACCATGGAGGCTTTTGTAAAAGAAAGCCCAACGCTTAACAACATTGTTAACAGAATAAAGAAAAACTTTTTCATAATAAAGGTGCTATTAAATTCGATTATACAAAAATAGTAAACAAACTGGAAAAATAGAAAAGAAATCGACAAACCTGATAAAAACAAAGGTAAACAGCACTATATCAACGATAAAAACATTGATTAAAAAATTAATTGTCCGGTTTGAAAAAAAAAGTAATTTTGCCGGCGGAGAGATGGCAGAGTGGTCGATTGCGGCGGTCTTGAAAACCGTTGAGGCTCATAACCTCCGGGGGTTCGAATCCCTCTCTCTCCGCCAACTGCTTACTATGATGTAATGCAAGGAATTAACCCAAATGGTTGTTCTTTTATTCAATTCTAAAGGAGAGATGCCAGAGCGGTTGAACGGGGCGGTCTCGAAAACCGTTGATCTCTTACGGGATCCGGGGGTTCGAATCCCCCTCTCTCCGCATCATTAAATTTTTACATTTTATTGCTCCTGTAGCTTTTTGAGAGCAAACTAAAAAGGACAAAATCTCTGTTTTTGATGATGAATTTTAGCCTTTTTGAGGGAATAATTATTCTCACGAGTGTTCCTGAAGCTATTCCTTCTTTATCATGCAGATCATATATAGTAAGTCGTATTCCTAGTTTATATTTTTTGTTTAAAAGCTGAATTCTTTCATTTGTAATTTTTGTTGATAATGATTTGTGTAAAGATTTATTTTGTTCTTGTATAAGATTGGCTTTTTTTCTACCTATTCCGTTATCTTCAACTTCTATTTGCATAATTTCATTTCCCATAAAAATCCGGATGAAGATATTTCCTTTATCTTGTTTGTTTAGAATCCCATGATCAATGGCGTTTTCTACAAGTGGTTGTATCAGCATTGGTGGAATATATTTTTTTTCAGGGTCGATAGCCGGGTCTATCTCAAAAGAATAATCAAATTTATTTTCAAAACGAAGTGTTTGCAATAATAAATATAGCTTTAATGTTTGTATTTCATTTTCGAGAGGAATGAATTCTTCTCTTGAATTAGTTAAAACCAGCCGTATAAGTTTTGCAAAACCCGACAAGTATTTTCCAGCTTCGAACAAATCGTTTTTAAGTATATAGCTTTGGATGGACGAAAGTGAATTGAAAATGAAATGGGGGTTCATCTGCGAACGAAGTAGTTTTTGTTCAAGTTCCAATGTTTTTTGTGCTGATTTTAGTTTATTATGTCTGCTGTAAAGTATAGCAAGCAGAATGATGAGTATAAAAGAAAAAGAAAGACCATAAACAAGATTTTGTCTTTTTCGAAGAATTAATTTTTGTATGGAATTTTGTTTGGAGAGATTTTTAAGCTGCTGTTGTTTTTTTTCATTTTCATATTTAGATTGAATCTCGGCAATTTTTCTATTATTTTCTTCTTTGGCAATTTTCAGCATAATATCCGATAGCAATTGGTGATATTCTAATGCCTTTTGATAATTTTTTTGTTCATAAAATAATTCAAATAATTTTTTATAACTATTTTTGATATAAAGGTTTACTCCAAGTTCTCTGGCAAGTAGCAAGCCTTTGTTTAAATAAATCAAGGCTCTATCATAATGCCTCATTTTAATATATGTTGAACCAATATTGGCATATGAACTTGCAATTAATTGTTTATTCCCTGTTCTTAAACGTACTTTAAAAGATTTAAAATTGCATTTAAGTGCATTATTATAATCTTTTTTTAGCATATACACATGGGCAATATTTGTCCATAAAATACTCATTGAATTCTTATCATCACTTTGGATTCGTATATTTAATGCCCTTTTATAATAAGACATAGCTTTATCCAGGATATTTTTATTGGTAAACATATCACCTAACAGAGAATAAGTTGAAGCAATTCCTGCTAAATCATTTTTACTAATATATTCATTAAGTGAAGATTCTATTAAAAGTAATGCTTTCTTTTCGTTATGAATACAATTATTGTAATATAGACCTTCATATAAACGGATATTAGGATAGTTTCTTTCTTCTATTTTTTTCCCCTTTAAAAAATGTTTTGATTTTATAATAAATTTTAACATATTATCAAAATCATTTAATTCATTGTACATACTGATAAGTACAGAATATATTCCAATAATATTTTCGTAATCGTTTGTAATTTCCGCAAGTTTTAAACTTCTATAGTAATAATCAAATACTTTATCAATGCGGCCGGTACTTTTATATACTGATGCAATATTTTTATAACATAAAAATATTTTCTTATTATTTTTTCTTGATTGATAGTAAATAATAGCTTTCTTAAAACTTAAAAGAGATTCATTAAAGCTACCAAGCACATAAGCGCTTTGCCCAATATTAAAATAGGAGCGGGCAAGTTCAGAGCTATTATTTTCTTTTGCTGCATGGGATAAAGCCTTTTTTGCATAATAATATGATTCATTTGAGAGAAAAAGGTTATAATAAAACTCTGATAGGTCATTATATATTTTTGAATTGTTTTCTGATTTTGTTTTGTTTTGTAAGGCATTCAGTAAACTGTCGATATTTTTATCATTGTTTTCCGGGAAAACTATAAGTGTTAATAATTCAAAAATCAATACTATGATGGTTTTTCTCATCTGAATCTTTCTTCTGATGTAAAATTAAAAAATATTTGGTTTTTTAGTACTTTGGCGACATGAAAAAAGTAATATTTTTCTTTAGTTTATTAGTATGTGTAACAATGCAAACCTTAGCACAGTTTGCAAATTATAGAAATTATTTTTCTCCACCCATTGACACTGTGCTATTATTAAGTGGGAACTTTGGTGAACTACGTGCAAATCATTTACATTCCGGAATAGACATAAAAGTTTTTGAGCAGGAGGGGCTACCTGTTCTTGCCGCTGCTGATGGCTTTATTGTGAGAGTAAAAGTATCACCGGTGGGCTTTGGAAAAGCATTATACATAGACCATCCTAACGGATTTACTTCTGTTTATGGACATTTACAGCGATTTAACAACACAATAAATGCTTATGTTAAAGAAGAACAATACAAAAGAGAATCGTTTGAGCTTGATGTTTTTCCCGGAAAAGATAGATTTTTGGTTAAAAAAGGGGACACTATAGGATATGCCGGAAATTCGGGATCTTCGTTTGGACCACACTTGCATTTTGAAATCAGGGATACATACACCGAAAGACCTATCAACCCTTTGTATTTCAATTTTCCTATAAAGGACACAATAGCACCTGCTATTAATTTATTAAGGATATATCCTTTTAACGATTCATCTTTCGTAAATAATAGTAACTCTCCTATGGATTTTATTATTTCCAAAGATAGTCTCTATAAACCGGAGCTAATAGAAGGTGATACTATACAATTAGCTGGGAGTATTGGCTTTGGAATAGAAACTTATGATTATATATATAATAAAAATGATAAAAGTGGCATCTATTCAATGCAATTATTTATTGACTCTGTCCTTTGTTTTTATTGTACTGCTGATAGCTTTGCATTTGATGAAACACGTTATGCCAATTCTTTGATTGATTATAATTATTGGATGAAAACGGGTATTCGTGTGTATAGAACTTATATACAACCAGAAAACAAACTTTCTTTATATGATTATGTATATAATTCTGGTATTTTTAGTTTTTGTGATAATTTATTGCATTCAATCCGGATAGAAGTTGCAGATTTTAATGGAAACACGGCTCAATTAGCATTTACAGTTAGGGGAAAACTTCCCTATCATGATCTTATTAATTTACCCTATTGCAATGAGGATGTCGGGTTTTTTATTCCCGAAAAAGATAATATATTTGAAAATGAAAATATTAGTATCTTTTTTCCTAAAGGTTGCTTGTATGACACACTGCATTTTTCATATGCTTCAGAACACATTCCCAAAGGCTGTTTTTCGGCTTTACATTGTATTCATAATGTTTTTACTCCCTTACATAAAAATATTCTCGTTAGAATAAAAGTAATAGGATTGCCATCTAAATACATAAATAAAACACATATTGTTAAAATACAAGAAAATGGTGATAAAATTACATGTGGAGGAGAATGGGAAAATGGCTATATTAAAACAAAAATTGTCCAATTTGGAAATTATTCCGTAGTAGTTGATACCATTCCACCTATAATCAAAGTACTAAATTTGTCCAAGAGAAAGTATCTCAAAACCCAAAAGACACTTGAATTTGAAATCAAAGATTCTTCATCCGGAATAAAAACTTACAGGGGTACAATAAATGGACATTGGATTTTAATGGATTATGATGCAAAAAACGATAAACTTATTTATTTTATTGATGAAAAAATAGTGATGGAGAGTAATAAATTTAAACTGGTCGTTACGGATAATTGTAATAATATTAGGATATTCTCAACCCAATTGTATTATAATAAAAAATAATTTTTTTATATTTTAATTGATGAGACATTTTTTAATGGGCTATTGGTAATATGTTAAATATTATTTATAATAAATATTAAATCTGCTTTTTTAATATTAATTAAGAAAATATATTCAATATTTATTAACAGATGTTTGTTGAAAGTATTTTTGGAAGAATAAAACGTTTCGGTTATAACTATGTACCTTTGAGAAAATACAATCAGCGATGAAAAGTTTTGGGAATAAAAAACTGATTATAATTACTTCTATAGTAATAAGTTTGGTGTTAATTCTTTTTTTATTTTATAATTTGTTTACTGAAAAACGTGAACCTGCTTTAAGAGCCATACCTTCAAATGCTGCATTGATAATTGTAACACAATCCCCACATGAAACTTGGCAAAAATTGTCAGAAAACAATATTTGGAAAGAATTATTAGGAATTAAAAATTTTACTCAGCTAAATGATGAAATAGAATTTATTGATTCTGTTATCAAAAACAATATAAAAGTTGGTAGAATAATAAATAAAAACGAATTATATATTTCATTACATCAGGTTTCATTAGTAAAATATGATTATTTATTTTCTATAAGTTTAAATATTGAGGGACAGAAAGTTTTTATTCAAAAACTAATCGGTGAGTTGTCTTCTGATAAGTCGGCATTTATTCAAAGAAGATACAATGGCGTAAGGATTTATTCAGTTATAATTAAAAACTATGAAAAAGTATTTTCTTATGCAATTTATAAAGGTGTATTTATTGTAAGTTTTGCTCCTTCACTTGTTGAAAAAGCAATTGATCAACTTAATACAAAAGATGATTTGTCTAAAAACCAATCATTAAAATTGTTGTCTTCTTCTGCAGGTAAAAAGGTTAATGCTAATATTTATATTAATTATAAAAATTTTTCAGCTTATTTGAAACAATTTGCTCTTAAAGGTAAATTGTCCGGGCAGTCAGATATTGCTAGCTTTATAGAGTGGACAGAATTGGATGTGTTGATTAAAAAGGATAAGATTCTGTTTACAGGATATTCCACAATACATCCTGAAAATGAATATTTTTTACAGCTATTTGCTAATCAACCTCCATATAACCATAAACT encodes:
- a CDS encoding lysophospholipid acyltransferase family protein gives rise to the protein MDLLLLTIGCNFVHPMKGFSMYVIYIFVKSIVWWLSLLPFRLLYCISDILSFLLYYVFRYRKNVVIANLTKSFPEKSPAKIREIAHKFYSNLSDIIVETIKQRRIGEKSLEKRIRITNYEILDKYYKNSQNIIAVMGHCSNWELSIMYLGLKVPRKAFVIVKPLSNKYFDSYFGSIRLRLVKAGIIKFKDSYRTLLKHRDKPFICVFVADQTPTRGEINYWTTFLHQDTPVFLGAEKIARSLNCAVIFIEVNRPKRGFYELTIHEIEQNPRETKPYEITEKHVQLLEKIIQNHPENWLWSHKRWKHKKDDNTILLSQQ
- a CDS encoding GWxTD domain-containing protein codes for the protein MKKFFFILLTMLLSVGLSFTKASMVKAYLAYATFNSAEYGPYFETYLSVWGKSIIYIKNQQGKYQGKLAITMLFKQDNIIKNYKKYEFLTPELDNLASLDINFIDQQRFVLPNGNYNFELILADANGDSIPLYVTQPIVIDFPLDTVSTSGIQLIESYSKATEPTIKTKSGYDLIPHVSNFYSAKTNTITFYSEIYNTDKILGADQKYLINWFIESFENGKVLNDYSYIKKETTKGVNVILGEFDISKLPSGNYNLGIEVHNRENAIIASNRLFFQRSNPNIQIDMKDVTNLNITNTFVLNITNRDSLTEYIRSLGPISSEIEKSFVNNQLASADLTTLQQYFYNFWKSRNSTDPTSEWKKYKAEIDKVNNSFSTPIKKGYDTDCGRVYLQYGPPNTIVDKSFEASPGLLDDANGAVNKGTVPYQIWHYYKVKNQSNVKFVFYNPHFLGNELTLLHSNAIGEISNYNWQHELFRQIRTGDSEDVMSPSNRYFGRSGEEWNNPY
- a CDS encoding tetratricopeptide repeat protein, with amino-acid sequence MRKTIIVLIFELLTLIVFPENNDKNIDSLLNALQNKTKSENNSKIYNDLSEFYYNLFLSNESYYYAKKALSHAAKENNSSELARSYFNIGQSAYVLGSFNESLLSFKKAIIYYQSRKNNKKIFLCYKNIASVYKSTGRIDKVFDYYYRSLKLAEITNDYENIIGIYSVLISMYNELNDFDNMLKFIIKSKHFLKGKKIEERNYPNIRLYEGLYYNNCIHNEKKALLLIESSLNEYISKNDLAGIASTYSLLGDMFTNKNILDKAMSYYKRALNIRIQSDDKNSMSILWTNIAHVYMLKKDYNNALKCNFKSFKVRLRTGNKQLIASSYANIGSTYIKMRHYDRALIYLNKGLLLARELGVNLYIKNSYKKLFELFYEQKNYQKALEYHQLLSDIMLKIAKEENNRKIAEIQSKYENEKKQQQLKNLSKQNSIQKLILRKRQNLVYGLSFSFILIILLAILYSRHNKLKSAQKTLELEQKLLRSQMNPHFIFNSLSSIQSYILKNDLFEAGKYLSGFAKLIRLVLTNSREEFIPLENEIQTLKLYLLLQTLRFENKFDYSFEIDPAIDPEKKYIPPMLIQPLVENAIDHGILNKQDKGNIFIRIFMGNEIMQIEVEDNGIGRKKANLIQEQNKSLHKSLSTKITNERIQLLNKKYKLGIRLTIYDLHDKEGIASGTLVRIIIPSKRLKFIIKNRDFVLFSLLSKSYRSNKM
- a CDS encoding M23 family metallopeptidase, producing MKKVIFFFSLLVCVTMQTLAQFANYRNYFSPPIDTVLLLSGNFGELRANHLHSGIDIKVFEQEGLPVLAAADGFIVRVKVSPVGFGKALYIDHPNGFTSVYGHLQRFNNTINAYVKEEQYKRESFELDVFPGKDRFLVKKGDTIGYAGNSGSSFGPHLHFEIRDTYTERPINPLYFNFPIKDTIAPAINLLRIYPFNDSSFVNNSNSPMDFIISKDSLYKPELIEGDTIQLAGSIGFGIETYDYIYNKNDKSGIYSMQLFIDSVLCFYCTADSFAFDETRYANSLIDYNYWMKTGIRVYRTYIQPENKLSLYDYVYNSGIFSFCDNLLHSIRIEVADFNGNTAQLAFTVRGKLPYHDLINLPYCNEDVGFFIPEKDNIFENENISIFFPKGCLYDTLHFSYASEHIPKGCFSALHCIHNVFTPLHKNILVRIKVIGLPSKYINKTHIVKIQENGDKITCGGEWENGYIKTKIVQFGNYSVVVDTIPPIIKVLNLSKRKYLKTQKTLEFEIKDSSSGIKTYRGTINGHWILMDYDAKNDKLIYFIDEKIVMESNKFKLVVTDNCNNIRIFSTQLYYNKK